In a single window of the Cydia splendana chromosome 20, ilCydSple1.2, whole genome shotgun sequence genome:
- the LOC134800785 gene encoding zinc finger protein 92-like, whose product MQLVLGGSGSCGICLTCVGHLRDASAFKLQVQRSQSELQGILLDKAELTVKSELTEDGTGDSVFNLLHVELIEKPEMIEEQMGDILNEDPLVNPMASDMSENNWTLAVTPPAQRAARAKDQLSRITLHHEKKRVKRKKESKPHDKNTFTKQTNCKENKLYYCETCGKQSKARYLLIRHIKTHMTRERYPCKICNKSLLTYSDLKRHQLIHIGEKRYTCEECNLKFSQKGNLDRHRRIHTGERPFVCDECDKQFANKSNLDRHKKLHSGDKPYMCEKCTKRFTQKGNLRIHKCVHNNG is encoded by the exons ATGCAGCTGGTACTGGGCGGCTCGGGCTCGTGCGGCATCTGCTTGACGTGCGTGGGCCACCTGCGAGATGCGAGCGCCTTCAAGCTGCAAGTGCAGCGCAGCCAGTCGGAGCTGCAGGGGATACTACTTGATAAAG CGGAGCTCACGGTGAAGTCTGAGCTAACTGAAGATGGCACCGGTGATTCTGTGTTTAATTTGTTAC ATGTGGAGCTCATAGAAAAGCCAGAGATGATTGAAGAACAAATGGGGGATATATTGA ATGAAGATCCACTAGTGAACCCCATGGCGTCAGATATGAGTGAAAACAATTGGACGTTGGCAG TCACGCCGCCAGCGCAGCGCGCGGCACGTGCCAAGGACCAACTCTCGAGAATCACACTACACCACGAAAAAAAGCGAGTGAAACGTAAAAAAGAAAGTAAACCTCACGATAAAAATACCTTCACTAAACAAACGAACTGTAAAGAAAATAAACTATATTATTGCGAAACGTGTGGTAAACAGTCCAAGGCAAGATATCTTTTAATCCGGCATATCAAAACTCATATGACCCGAGAGCGCTATCCGTGTAAAATATGCAATAAATCCTTGTTGACATACTCGGACCTGAAGCGACATCAACTCATACACATAGGGGAGAAACGATACACCTGTGAAGAATGCaacttgaaattttcacaaaaagGCAACTTGGACAGGCATAGACGCATTCATACCGGGGAGAGACCGTTCGTTTGTGATGAGTGTGACAAGCAATTTGCCAACAAAAGCAACTTGGACCGACATAAAAAACTACACAGCGGGGACAAACCATACATGTGCGAAAAGTGTACaaagcgttttacacaaaaaggTAATCTGCGAATACATAAATGTGTTCATAATAACGggtag
- the LOC134800449 gene encoding carbonyl reductase [NADPH] 1-like produces MVEKIAVVTGSNKGLGFAVVKGLCQKFNGIVYLTARDENRGREAVKKLEELGLKPKFHQLDVSDERSVEKLANFLNLEHGGLDVLVNNAAIMDLGQVYPDYEGAKRNIDVNYRSLLTIEKHLFPLLRDGARVVNVTSACGHLSNLKNKKWLDRLLDQNLTTEQLNHFVDEYLDSVKNGTFKKEDFADEGKHAEHRVSKIAVTALTMIQQRKYFDRNISINAVHPGHVKTDMAKGGGVMEPDEAAKVILYLVLDASPDLKGTFMWHDRKLVDWTDVDGDYYYKCEF; encoded by the coding sequence ATGGTGGAAAAAATTGCGGTTGTTACTGGATCAAATAAAGGTCTAGGATTCGCTGTTGTCAAAGGATTGTGTCAAAAATTCAATGGAATAGTATATTTGACAGCACGAGACGAGAACAGAGGAAGAGAAGCGGTGAAAAAACTAGAAGAATTGGGATTAAAACCAAAATTCCATCAACTTGACGTAAGTGACGAACGAAGCGTGGAGAAGTTGgctaactttttaaatttagaacACGGAGGCTTAGACGTTTTAGTCAACAACGCCGCCATCATGGATCTGGGTCAAGTTTACCCAGACTACGAAGGTGCGAAAAGAAATATCGACGTTAACTACAGAAGTTTGTTGACGATAGAAAAACACCTCTTCCCGCTCCTAAGAGATGGCGCTAGAGTCGTGAACGTTACCAGCGCTTGCGGTCATctatcaaatttaaaaaataagaaatggttGGACAGATTGCTGGATCAAAATTTAACTACAGAACAGCTCAATCATTTCGTCGATGAATATTTGGATAGTGTGaaaaatggaacgtttaaaaAAGAAGATTTCGCAGATGAGGGGAAGCATGCTGAACACAGGGTGTCTAAGATCGCGGTGACGGCTTTAACAATGATACAGCAGAGAAAATACTTTGACAGGAATATATCTATCAACGCCGTTCATCCAGGGCATGTGAAGACGGACATGGCAAAAGGCGGAGGCGTCATGGAGCCAGACGAAGCTGCTAAAGTCATACTTTACCTAGTGTTGGACGCGTCGCCAGACTTAAAGGGTACTTTCATGTGGCATGATAGGAAGCTAGTTGATTGGACCGATGTAGATGGTGATTATTACTATAAATGTGAATTTTAA